Proteins encoded in a region of the Candidozyma auris chromosome 7, complete sequence genome:
- a CDS encoding serine/threonine-protein kinase: MESKSTFSPPDLSSAFLKSSRLDLNEPVWEKSPTWCNSPVPWKPNVFHPPDSASFTINDDELESPANYRILDQIGVGGYGSVHRALNLANQRFFAIKVVVLNEKRLRKIFMEPRIHARMCHRNVAMLKGAFCTETHLNIVQTFYGGGNLRDKIKQAHNCRIDPAEAVKYITQIASGLDHIHRMGVIHRDIKESNIFLSSAGVPKIGDFGIAKEDDPSGINTGYGGTRGWMSPEMIQSTPYTYTTDIWSLGVVCYRLITGKKPFVENDGTTLSERIIVAEYPPSRFLDGAAGDLVEGFLKVDPSLRIRLSDVCEQPWIQQHVWIRSRHKRHRPALNLKSMN, translated from the coding sequence ATGGAAAGTAAAAGTACATTCTCGCCTCCCGATCTCTCCTCTGCGTTTCTCAAGAGTCTGCGCTTGGATTTGAACGAGCCAGTTTGGGAGAAGAGCCCCACCTGGTGCAACTCGCCCGTGCCTTGGAAACCCAACGTCTTCCACCCACCTGATTCTGCCtccttcaccatcaacgACGATGAGCTCGAGAGCCCCGCAAACTACAGAATCCTTGACCAAATCGGCGTGGGAGGCTACGGTTCCGTCCACAGAGCACTCAACCTCGCAAACCAAAGGTTCTTCGCCATAAAAGTTGTGGTTTTGAACGAAAAAAGACTTCGAAAGATCTTCATGGAGCCCCGAATTCACGCCCGCATGTGCCACAGAAACGTCGCAATGCTAAAAGGCGCCTTCTGCACCGAAACCCACTTGAATATCGTGCAAACATTCTACGGCGGCGGTAACCTTAGGGACAAGATCAAACAAGCGCACAACTGTCGGATCGATCCTGCGGAAGCGGTGAAATACATCACACAGATAGCACTGGGGCTAGACCACATCCACCGTATGGGGGTCATTCACCGAGATATCAAGGAAAGCAACATCTTCTTGCTGAGCGCCGGGGTGCCAAAAATCGGGGACTTTGGGATCGCCAAAGAGGACGATCCGCTGGGTATCAACACGGGCTACGGCGGCACGCGAGGGTGGATGTCGCCGGAAATGATTCAGTCGACGCCGTACACGTATACGACAGACATCTGGTCTTTGGGCGTGGTTTGCTACCGGCTCATCACTGGGAAAAAACCTTTTGTGGAGAATGACGGTACGACATTAAGTGAGCGGATTATTGTGGCAGAGTATCCACCATCAAGGTTTTTAGATGGAGCAGCGGGTGATCTCGTAGAAGGGTTCCTCAAAGTGGACCCCTCATTGAGAATAAGGTTAAGCGACGTATGCGAGCAGCCGTGGATCCAGCAACACGTTTGGATTAGAAGCCGCCACAAGCGCCATAGACCTGCCCTCAATCTCAAATCTATGAACTAa
- the SPC3 gene encoding signal peptidase complex subunit SPC3: MFNLVTRGQSLANQTLTASAIAAALVAALSLFQLYFIDHAWSINSTQISNVKATASLKNSFAYGAVGGKPKENSKIQFDLDADLTPLFNWNTKQIFVYLTAEYDGKTERASNRVTYWDKIITSREDAVLHLKNQRAKYSVWDVERSFRGRNATLRLEWNIQPWVGPLLYGSTTTESTFRFPEVKKPTKKASP; this comes from the coding sequence ATGTTCAACTTGGTTACGCGTGGCCAGTCGTTGGCAAACCAAACTTTGACAGCCTCAGCAATTGCTGCCGCCCTTGTGGCTGCCCTCTCGCTTTTTCAGCTCTACTTTATAGACCATGCCTGGAGCATCAACTCAACCCAGATTTCAAACGTCAAGGCCACAGCGCTGTTGAAAAACTCGTTCGCCTACGGTGCTGTGGGTGGAAAGCCCAAGGAGAATTCTAAAATCCAGTTTGACTTGGATGCTGACTTGACTCCCTTATTCAATTGGAATACCAAACAGATTTTTGTCTATTTGACCGCAGAGTACGACGGGAAGACAGAAAGAGCGTCCAACAGGGTCACATACTGGGACAAAATCATCACTTCTCGTGAGGACGCCGTTTTGCACTTGAAGAATCAGAGAGCTAAATATTCTGTGTGGGACGTGGAAAGATCTTTTAGAGGTAGAAACGCCACGCTTCGTTTGGAGTGGAACATTCAGCCGTGGGTGGGTCCCTTGCTTTATGGAAGCACCACGACGGAACTGACGTTCAGGTTTCCAGAAGTCAAAAAGCCTACAAAGAAAGCGTCTCCATAG
- a CDS encoding cysteine--tRNA ligase, whose amino-acid sequence MVRSLLRRFAMSTSTAAKKVVQPPWYKPTTPAGENQPFKLYNSLTRNKEEFIPLKHNHITWYCCGPTVYNHAHMGHARNYVCSDICRRILQDYFGFNVEFVQNVTDIDDKIIVAARHEYLFEEQMEKKYQQVDAELLKNTTQFLRDYVGKNLPEFKGDLSEFVAWVDSLNLVELAVNQPKLPMYAKAAKDAHNAIFKPESDISKFLAAVKDVSVPSLDKLHGSTVTDPSIFKKLPAFWENKFNQDMERLNVLPPTLTTRVSEYVPDIIAFVDKIIANGFAYATSDGSVYFDTVKFENDPHHEYAKLQPWNKGSLDLINDGEGSLSVDGSGKKSPADFALWKASKPGEPAWDSKWGPGRPGWHIECSVMASDILGEVIDIHSGGVDLCFPHHDNELAQSEACFNNKQWINYFMHNGHLHIQGQKMSKSLKNFITIEEALQTYSSRQLRLVFAFGNWDKPIDFKDSLINEVKAYESTLSKFFTNVRALNTDYRHSVSEGKYISKRAGDVEKQLLEQLAQAQTETHAAFSDNLSTPVVLRVISELVSKTNTYIQSTVTGENELRLEPVLAITRWIVKIMDILGFPARPDGLGWSDGEEGAESAGSMEEVAMPYVKALSQFRDAVRELAKAKADSGAFLSASDALRADLVSLGISLDDRPNGGALVKFLNEQEREEFLKQQEQKKEQAALKEKKKQEQAAANAKKEQERLEKAKVDPKTMFHDKSLYSEWDDAGLPTKTAAGEEVTKSMRKKLAKQQQQQEKLHNEYLKSQNGA is encoded by the coding sequence ATGGTCAGATCTTTACTCCGCCGTTTCGCCATGAGTACATCTACTGCCGCCAAAAAAGTCGTCCAGCCACCTTGGTACAAACCCACAACGCCTGCAGGCGAAAACCAGCCATTCAAGCTTTACAACTCCCTcacaagaaacaaagaagagtTTATTCCTTTGAAACATAACCATATCACTTGGTATTGCTGTGGACCCACGGTTTACAACCATGCCCACATGGGCCACGCACGTAACTACGTGTGCAGTGACATCTGCCGTAGAATCTTGCAAGACTACTTTGGGTTCAATGTGGAGTTTGTTCAGAATGTGACTGACATCGATGATAAGATCATTGTGGCTGCTCGTCATGAGTACCTTTTCGAGGAGcagatggagaagaagtatcAGCAAGTGGATgcagagcttttgaagaatactACCCAATTTTTGCGGGACTATGTGGGTAAAAACTTGCCTGAGTTCAAGGGAGATCTTAGCGAGTTTGTGGCTTGGGTCGACTCTTTGAACCTTGTTGAACTCGCTGTTAATCAGCCTAAGTTGCCTATGTACGCTAAGGCTGCCAAGGATGCACACAATGCCATTTTCAAGCCAGAGAGTGACATCTCCAAGTTTTTGGCAGCAGTGAAGGACGTCCTggttccttctttggacaAGTTGCACGGCTCAACGGTGACGGACCCTTCtatcttcaagaagcttcctGCGTTTTGGGAAAACAAGTTCAACCAGGACATGGAGCGCCTCAATGTGCTCCCGCCAACTTTGACCACTAGGGTGAGCGAGTATGTGCCTGATATCATTGCATTTGTCGACAAAATCATCGCCAACGGATTCGCTTACGCCACAAGTGACGGCTCTGTCTACTTTGACACGGTAAAATTTGAAAACGACCCACACCACGAATACGCCAAGTTGCAGCCTTGGAACAAAGGCTCCTTGGACCTCATCAATGATGGTGAAGGTTCCCTTTCTGTGGACGGCTCAGGCAAGAAACTGCCTGCTGATTTCgctctttggaaagcttCAAAACCTGGTGAGCCAGCTTGGGACTCCAAATGGGGTCCTGGAAGACCTGGATGGCACATTGAGTGCTCGGTGATGGCATCAGATATCTTAGGCGAGGTTATTGATATTCACTCGGGAGGTGTAGACTTGTGTTTCCCTCACCACGACAATGAGCTTGCCCAGTCTGAGGCGTGCTTCAATAACAAGCAGTGGATCAACTACTTCATGCACAACGGTCACTTGCATATCCAGGGCCAGAAAATGTCcaagtctttgaagaacttcatcaccattgaagaagcattGCAGACATACTCTTCCAGACAGCTCAGACTTGTGTTTGCATTCGGCAACTGGGACAAACCCATCGATTTCAAAGATTCGCTAATTAACGAGGTCAAGGCGTACGAGTCGACCTTATCGAAGTTTTTCACTAACGTGCGTGCGTTGAACACCGACTACAGACACTCTGTCTCCGAAGGCAAATATATCTCCAAAAGAGCCGGTGATGTTGAGAAACAACTTCTCGAGCAATTGGCTCAAGCACAGACCGAGACTCACGCAGCTTTCTCCGACAACTTGTCGACGCCCGTGGTTTTGCGTGTAATTCTGGAGTTGGTGTCCAAGACAAACACATATATCCAGTCCACAGTCACTGGAGAGAACGAGTTGAGACTTGAGCCTGTGCTTGCCATTACTAGGTGGATTGTCAAGATCATGGATATCCTTGGTTTCCCTGCTAGACCAGATGGCCTCGGCTGGCTGGACGGAGAAGAAGGCGCTGAGTCTGCTGGCTCAATGGAAGAAGTGGCCATGCCATATGTGAAGGCGTTGTCTCAATTCAGAGATGCCGTCAGAGAGCTTGCGAAAGCAAAGGCGGACTCCGGCGCTTTCTTGAGTGCCTCTGACGCCTTGCGTGCTGACTTGGTCTCGCTAGGTATTTCTCTCGATGACAGACCCAATGGCGGTGCCCTtgtgaagtttttgaacgagcaagaaagagaagagttcctcaagcagcaggagcaaaagaaggagcagGCTGCactcaaggaaaagaagaagcaagagcAGGCTGCAGCCAATGCAAAAAAGGAGCAGGAACGTCTCGAGAAGGCCAAAGTCGACCCAAAGACCATGTTCCACGATAAGTCATTGTATTCTGAGTGGGACGACGCAGGACTCCCAACAAAAACCGCTGCTGGAGAGGAAGTAACCAAGAGCATGAGAAAAAAGTTGGCaaagcagcaacagcagcaggaAAAGCTTCACAATGAATACTTGAAAAGTCAGAATGGCGCCTAA
- the RPL14 gene encoding 60S ribosomal protein eL14 — protein MSTTVKTANWRYVEYGRIVLIDNSKLATIVEIIDQKRVLIDGPSINRQAISLNKVVLTPLVLEKLPRGARTATVNKKWAAADIDSKWAATSWAKKLAVRQRRANLTDFERFQVMVLRKQKRLAVSKIAAKA, from the exons ATGTCTACCACCGTGAAAACCGCCAACTGGAGATACGTCGAGTACGGCCGTATTGTGTTGATTGACAACTCCAAATTGGCCACTATTGTCGAGATCATCGACCAGAAGAGA GTTTTGATTGACGGTCCATCCATCAACAGACAGGCTATCTCCTTGAACAAGGTTGTGTTGACGCCACTTgtgttggagaaattgCCAAGAGGTGCCAGAACCGCCACTGTGAACAAGAAGTGGGCCGCCGCCGACATTGACAGCAAGTGGGCTGCTACTTCTTGggccaagaagttggccGTCAGACAGAGAAGAGCCAACTTGACTGACTTCGAGAGATTCCAGGTTATGGTGTTgagaaagcagaagagaTTGGCTGTCTCCAAGATTGCTGCTAAGGCTTAA
- the OP4 gene encoding Op4p produces the protein MKYTTPTLLAILASASFASAAPTAVNFESQTTTLVKKDEVANALSILDEIASLNQKRDLIEDEGELHELSKRADNLLGQLLSALSSSGIIGDVWNILTTDQQLKSVLGDLIKSAVQGAITHGPALIKAVWQSGLLQKVFSDIWNSPELKSALFNVAKAIFSSGLNLLKAFLANRNNNNNGQQKREAEAAAIEEFNFNPDMYYDKRDLLDVAQTVVTAIKNTGIVQNLVKKALADPQASISFLTNALKNGVVVAKDIYNWSKDNGLLQSGLDFIKKNGTTFAKDIANFLGGKIANGEASVKDIDDADAGTSSGTSTASTKKSKRDFGPTTLVQKRLY, from the coding sequence ATGAAGTACACCACCCCAACCCTCTTGGCCATTCTCGCCTCCGCTTCGTTTGCCTCTGCTGCTCCAACTGCCGTCAACTTTGAGTCCCAAACCAccactttggtgaagaaggacgagGTTGCCAACGCTCTTTCCATCTTGGACGAAATTGCATCTCTCAACCAAAAGAGAGACCTCATTGAGGACGAAGGTGAGCTCCACGAGCTCTCGAAGCGTGCCGACAACCTTTTGGGCCAGCTTCTTTCTGCCTTGTCTTCTTCGGGCATCATTGGCGATGTGTGGAACATTTTGACCACCGACCAGCAGCTCAAGAGCGTTTTGGGcgacttgatcaaatctGCTGTCCAGGGTGCCATCACCCACGGTCCGGCGTTGATCAAGGCTGTGTGGCAGAGTGGTCTTTTGCAGAAGGTGTTCTCTGACATCTGGAACTCTCCAGAGTTGAAGAGCGCTCTTTTCAACGTGGCCAAGGCTATCTTCTCCTCGGgcttgaacttgttgaaggctTTCCTTGCTAACAgaaacaacaacaacaacggCCAGCAGAAGAGAGAAGCTGAGGCCGCTGCCATTGAGGAATTCAACTTCAACCCTGACATGTACTACGACAAGAGAGACCTCTTGGACGTTGCCCAGACCGTGGTGACCGCCATCAAGAACACTGGCATTGTCCagaacttggtgaagaaggccCTTGCTGACCCTCAGGCCtccatttctttcttgacCAACGCCTTGAAGAAcggtgttgttgttgccaaGGATATCTACAACTGGTCCAAGGACAATGGCTTGTTGCAGTCTGGTCTTGACtttatcaagaagaacgGCACAACCTTTGCCAAGGACattgccaacttcttgggtGGCAAGATTGCTAACGGTGAGGCCTCTGTCAAGGACATTGACGATGCTGACGCTGGTACTTCTTCGGGTACCTCGACTGCTTCCAccaagaagctgaagagaGACTTCGGTCCAACTACACTTGTGCAGAAGAGACTTTACTAA
- the FAD3 gene encoding Fad3p: protein MSTTTETRAPSKGLVTTDTFGNPFKVPDYTIKDILQAIPKDCYKRSLVRSLGYVARDITMMVLIGYTGNTYIPQVPNAYIRGALWALQTYLIGLFGFGLWILAHECGHGAFSDFQNINDFIGWMLHSYLGVPYFSWKFSHAKHHKATGHLTRDMVFVPYTQQEYVELHGANRIGEIVEESPIYTLMVLIFQQLGGLQFYLATNATGQSIPGVSWWAKSHYAPKSPIFEKNQYWYIVLSDIGIVLTALGVYSASQMFGWFPVLINWFFPWLWVNHWLVFVTFLQHTDPSMPHYSDKEWTFARGAAATIDRDFGFIGQHIFHDIIETHVLHHYVSRIPFYNARKATKAIKEVMGEHYRYEGESMWKSLWKCLRSCQFVADEGKKGVFMFRNVNGIGVRPK, encoded by the coding sequence ATGTCCACAACAACAGAGACTAGAGCTCCCTCGAAAGGTCTCGTCACTACAGACACCTTCGGCAACCCTTTCAAAGTTCCTGATTACACCATCAAGGACATTCTCCAGGCCATCCCCAAGGACTGCTACAAGCGCTCTTTGGTCCGTTCTTTGGGCTACGTCGCCAGGGATATCACCATGATGGTGCTTATCGGGTACACGGGAAACACCTACATTCCCCAGGTTCCCAACGCTTACATCAGAGGTGCTCTTTGGGCGCTTCAAACGTACTTGATTGGTCTTTTTGGGTTTGGTCTTTGGATTTTGGCCCACGAGTGTGGCCACGGTGCATTTTCTGACTTCCAGAACATCAACGACTTCATTGGTTGGATGCTTCACTCGTACCTTGGAGTGCCCTACTTTTCGTGGAAGTTTTCTCACGCCAAACACCACAAGGCCACGGGCCATTTGACCAGAGACATGGTGTTTGTGCCATACACCCAGCAAGAATACGTGGAACTTCACGGGGCCAACAGAATCGGCGAGATCGTCGAGGAGCTGCCCATTTACACGTTGATGGTTCTCATTTTCCAGCAATTGGGGGGTTTGCAATTCTACTTGGCCACCAACGCTACGGGCCAGAGCATCCCGGGGGTCAGCTGGTGGGCCAAGTCCCACTACGCTCCAAAGTCGCCgatttttgagaagaaccaATACTGGTACATTGTGCTCAGCGACATTGGCATCGTTCTTACGGCGCTTGGGGTCTACTCTGCCTCGCAAATGTTCGGCTGGTTCCCTGTGCTCATCAATTGGTTTTTCCCCTGGTTGTGGGTCAACCACTGGCTAGTGTTTGTCACTTTCTTGCAGCACACTGACCCGTCGATGCCCCACTATTCAGACAAGGAGTGGACGTTTGCCAGAGGCGCTGCTGCTACCATCGACAGGGACTTTGGGTTCATTGGCCAGCATATTTTTCATGATATCATCGAGACTCACGTTTTGCACCACTACGTGCTGAGGATTCCCTTCTACAATGCCAGAAAAGCCACCAAGGCGATCAAGGAGGTCATGGGAGAGCACTACAGGTACGAGGGAGAGCTGATGTGGAAAAGCTTGTGGAAATGTTTGAGGAGCTGTCAGTTCGTCGCTGATGAGGGTAAGAAAGGAGTGTTCATGTTCAGAAACGTGAACGGAATCGGTGTGAGACCAAAATAA